caaaatattgcAGATCGTATTTCTGCTAATTATccaaatgtattattatttatggcTTATCTACGCAATACATGGCTACCTATAGCACCTAAAGTATCTGTACATAATTGTCCAGctcgtacaaataatttagtgGAAAGTTTCCATCATATTACCAACCAAAAAATTGGTACAATTAATCCAAATTTATGGGTATTTTTAGGTATGTTTTGTtttacgtgttttttttttaattttctacaatgcatatatattttaacattttgtttacACAATATTCTATGACTGATATttatagtcgaatcttatatttaagatcgtcttaagtatggtcttaagatgctatcaACCAATCatagagccgtattagcattttaagacattacttgagacgatcttaaaataagatttgactatgaataccggcctatgtatttttatacacataaatgcacgcatatatatacgtacgtatgtacatatacacacgcacacacatattgcgtgtacaataattttttttatagaacatttgtcggaaattgtaacaaatCAAGAAATTGATTATGCTcgcttgcaaaataatatacgtGTTAGGCGACCACGTACACGAttcaataaagaaagaaataataaaattaaagatagaCAATATGCTCTTATAAATGGTGATATTACGTtggaacattttttacatatgttttCACACTTTAATCCCTATGAACAGCAAGAATTGCCGCTTGAGggtaaatattaacatataacatttttattataatttattaataatagaactttaagaaattttaatttaattttttctgtaactatttataaaataatatacatatatatataactttttgatTGTAGTCAATGATCATGAAGAAGTAGATGCAAGTTTACTTTCAGATAGAAATCCAGAATCAGGTTAATATAAActaattaacttaatataacaattatgtaCATGGGCacaatttgatttataaattaatatcttttcttattttatgtttagcAGAAACTGGATatacgcaaaattttaatcgaaGACGACGTCGTTTTCGCAATACTTCTGTTAATTCATCAAGGCAACAGGAAAATTTTCTATCTAAATCTTCAGGTAGAGTTGTAATTTCATTGACATTACATTTCTGTtacaacttaattaaaaaaaaagatagttttctataaaatattttatataaaaaattttacatcaaataCACACTCGCAAAAAAACTGGATCACCAAAATTTgaccataattttttaaataattttagcgATAACTTAAAACTTAAACTTTGGCACacgatacaatttttcatgctagattgTATATGAGACGTCTTATTACGTGTCCTGATTGGCTCGGATGATTATATTACCAATTGTAAGCTAATCGTAAGACGCCTCGTATGCATGTCAggatgaaaaatcgtatcgtgtgtcGAAGgctttagtaaaaaattatcacattgAAGTATAACAAGGCTTAAATTAAAGCTtgaacatttttgttaaaaataaaaaagaaattgagtTAACaagaaatacttaataaaatggtttttaaaaaggcttaaaaatttcttcaaacTATTACAATGCTCAAAGGAGTTAATCCTCGGGTATAAAGATTTATGGATTTTGAAGCTTATTTCTTTAAACTGTCTCCGTAGATGGATTTTTTGTtgtttctgtatttttatttctttttttatgtgttctAAACTCTATTGTAATAAACTCTATTTTTACTGTTAGACAATTTGtcctaaaaaaatagtatttaaaatatttactcaaaaataaaattatacacattaaaatccaacttattttaaatcgcataattttgtataatttcaacaaaatttgttgcacaattaagcatttttaataatatgaacTTTGTATTTGTATTAGGCAATGcccaatttataattacagcaACACATCTTCTATgtaactttgaaaattttgaataaagattGCATAGTACaagtaatgttattttttaaattttgatttttagattactttaaaattcaGGTTAACTGTAGTTTAATATAGGAACtcgtttttttacaaattcatttttttaacttgtatttttgtatacaaaagtattaaaataacattattaaaaataaaaactttagatattttacatgttatattaaaaagtaattatcaCAATTAGAAATACTATGTCTtataaatgaagaaaatttattttttaacgaacttacctcaatataatatttataaagaataagCTTATATAAAGagtgacaaataaaataaatatgtataataaaaaataagtttttattttaaaacaatgaagttaatttaaaaatgaagtTCTACTTATCTTTTAGCCTTACAGCAATCAATAAatcaatacaatttaattttttttttttattatagatttaatagACGAGcagcattttgaaaatgtgGCAGAACAAAACAGTGAGTACATTAAACGTATGCAACTAAGTTTTTAATCATACGACTATGAAGACTAGAACCAGGAGAACTAAGCCTGATTTCGCCTCCAAAAATGAGGCGAAAATCTGTTAgaacccagatagcacaaaatataaatatttataaatattttacaaatttattttcaaatcatattttttaaagattatataattattttcataaaccatttagaaatgatacaaaaaattattatcaacaatatatagaatatatttttaaagtatattaaaaaatatttatggtatataaacttgaaatatttttttatattctttgataataatggtataaatatttattttaaatattttcataaatgtttatcatattttttttatacctgacaaactcggacataaaaatatgtacaaaatatttatcataaatatttttttttcttataaatatttataaatattttgtgctatctgggaaatgtagtaccaaatggtGGCGCTGGCGACAATGATTTACCGAAAAATATGAAGTATAACGACGAATAATAGTAAGAACTCAAATATTTGAcgataaatgcaaatttctagtaaaaatcttagcaattttacattttagagTACTTATCtcagttttcttataccaaTATTCCGGCGTAATCCCGGTGTATCAGCATCGTCAGCGTCACCATTTGAtactacatttctaacagattttcgCCTCACTCAAAACCATGGAGATCAGTCTCCTGGTTCTAGTCTTCATACCTACGacaatcaataaattaatacaatttagtctaaatttttattatttttaattgtttttattttttttatttgcttaattacttgaattttttattatagataatcTAATAGACGAGcagcattttgaaaatgtgGCAGAACAAAACAGTgagtacattaaaaatataataagcgATAATGTTTAGGCTAAAAGATtagttttattgattattgtaAGGTTAAacgatcaataaaattttatgtcttAGCCTTACAACAATCGaaaaattaacacaatttagtcttgattttttattatttttaaatgtttttattttttctatttgcttaattactaattacttgtattttttattatagatgaTCTAATAGACGAGCagcattttgaaaatacaGAACGAAACAGTGAGTACATTGAACGtgtaataaaactaattttttaacctTAGGGAGAATTCAGACCTTGATAAAAAACCAGAAAAGCAGAAACCGATCAAAGTTCGTACTAGTATCAAACAATACATTCTACTTTTCTGTTTCGGAAACTATCGACTACCAACGCGAGTTGTAATtggttttttgtttattttctacttttctGCCAAGATCTGAATTCTCCTTTACaacaatcaataaattaacacaatttagtttcattttttatttttaaatgtttttttaattttttttattatagatgaTCTAATAGACGAGcagcattttgaaaatgtgGCAGAACAAAACAGTgagtacattaaaaatataataagcgATAATGTTTAGGCTAAAAGATTAGTTTTACTGATTATTGTAAGGTTAAAcgatctataaaattttatgtcttAGCCTTACAACAATCGaaaaattaacacaatttagtcttgattttttattatttttaaatgtttttattttttttatttgcttaattactaattacttgtattttttattatagatgaTCTAATAGACGAGCAGCATTTTGAAAATGCAGAACGAAACAGTGAGTACATTGAACGtgaaataaaactaattttttaacctTAGGGAAAATTCAGACCTTGATAAAAAACCAGAAAAGCAGAAACCGATCAAAGTTCGTACTAGTATCAAACAATACATTCTACTTTTCTGTTTCGGAAACTATCGACTACCAACGCGAGTTGTAATtggttttttgtttattttctacttttctGCCAAGATCTGAATTCTCCTTTACaacaatcaataaattaacacaatttagtttcattttttatttttaaatgttttaaaaattttttttattatagatgaTCTAATAAACGAGcagcattttgaaaatgtgGCAGAACAAAACAGTgagtacattaaaaatataataagcgATAATGTTTAGGCTAAAAGATTAGTTTTACTGATTATTGTAAGGTTAAacgatcaataaaattttatgtgttaGCCTTACAACAATCGaaaaattaacacaatttagtcttaattttttatcatttttaaatgtttttatatttttctactaattacttatttacttaACAAAGTTAACCCAGTATAATCATGtaattcacaaatttttttagtgcATTTAGGGTGAATCTTAATGGATGTCCCGGTTTTTTACCATGGAAAATATGAAGTACTGACTGCAACTTTaatacacacatgtacgacATGTATGTGCATATGCCGTGTATTAAGGTTGCAGTCGATAATTCATTTCCCATGGTAAAAAGCCGAGATAGCCATTAAGAACCACcttttatatacacacacacacacacacacgcgcgcgcgcgtgcgtctGTGTGGGACAAATGTACCACAGATTTGTTTCGATTGGTCAATCAAACGCTTTGaagcatttgtagcgtcaagtggaccgcagcctatatatatttacacacacacatataggAGAATTGCTGAATGCGTATCGGTTATCTAAAtcgtatctttttaatattataattttacttaacatAAGCAgcatttaataacttatttaaattataaattataaagtaaataaaaaattagtaatacagttaaaatattaatacacgtATATTACATCTTGTTTTGTGCATGTTATCAGCATTTTCGAAAATTAGGTATAACTGATGTaaatttttgatcaatttatataactgataatttataatcatgcAGTTACATTGAATTTTTAGACTTTTTTAAAACAGTTTATTGTGAAATTTTGCATTCATATGtgcttatttataattttgtaaaaattacattaaattttatataaaatttatagtttccTAAAATCAGCATCAGTCTATCCTTATTCtacttttaataagtaatgaagatagactgatgctaatagcgctaatagcgtcttccCGAACGCACCCCAAATAGTATCAAATGCGAAATGTAATCAAACATAGTACGCATTTGACAACACTCCtttatatagattttcaaaattttgttaaaataaaactaattttttattcttgtaacAGTAATGAActgacataattttaatttttcattatttttaaatattttattttcttatttacctaataattggattttttattataggcAATCCAATAGAGTATTTTGAAAACGTGACAGAACAAAacaatgaatatataataagcggtaatgtatgaataatagttatttattaacaaatattttataacaaaaataaaattaaaaatataattattacattttaaatctaaaattctaaaattttaaagttcaaattatttgtaaaaactattttttcgacagttttaattaaaataagttatttaattttatctttttgcttttatattacaatttttaacctaagaatttattttatacaaatatgtaacTGTAACAAattactgtaatttttttaaacaaaactaaattgaaaaatttatttttgtgatggTCCtattagcatttttttttcaacccGTTATATGCAGTTtggctttattaaaaatttttttaataatacgtaatctaataaatattacaatattataataattaattttataattttaaacctaaaatttattaaacaacacTGATGAATGTAGCTGTTaagttttaattcaaattttttaataaaaattgattattaacaaaattatcttttatattcattaatgagaattattgattttataaaataagtagcCATAGTACCATGTTCTCTTAtgttgaatataaatatttatttgcatatatgtgtataaataactaattttcagcttacaaatattttaatattttttatagatgaCGAAGATTATAGAATACCGGAGgatgatttttgttttttgaacGAAAGCATCACCTCGGAAACGTTTCATGAAGTGGGGAATATGGAAAAACTTATTGATGAGAATAGAGAAATACGACCAGTAGATACTTGTATTGTATGCTTAACGGAAAAAGCATCATATGTATTTGTTCCGTGTGGACAtctatgtgtgtgtgagagcTGCAGCACAAAATTGCAGCACAAAAGATGCCCATTGTACAACACAGAGTACGACaactgtataaaaataattacgtcgTAAAAAAGGGTAAGTAAAAATGAGAagcatataaatttatatattattatttaagcgTGCTGGAAATATGACCACTTTTGACATCTctatcaaagaaattttttgataattttattatcgttctactattaacttataatttaatgtataaatcacATATAAGTTATTAGTATCGTGACAAAAGATTATGTACATTTTGCAATATCCAATACAAATTGTTCGTtttggaaaggaaaaaaattacgtttgcGATTTTCACAAATGTTGGgttaattttctataagaaataaacactttttctttactttatatttttattgatagtaaattttttttattttaattttactcaaAAAAAGACtacaagttattaaattaattactacaaaaatttatttttagttaaaacaattaaaagtcTAAAAGCTTATTTCGTAAAACTCTACTTGGCAGATTATGTAATCTTTTCTAATTAACGTATACAAGtacttttaattaacgtatatcataatattctattttaaacaaatatgtattttgtaacaaaatactGCGATTtcgtttacataaaatttttaaatttattttttggccATATTACTACctcgttttctttatttattgtacaggattgctatatttttaaaacagcaATCctgtataacaaataattcataataatgaaaatttcattattttgtatatacattttcttgggcaacactttgatgaatataattgttatgttttaatttaaaatattgattattaacaaaatcattgtaaataaaataaaatataaatgtgttattatattacgatttttttatttatatgaattaaagatttacacgagagaattaaaatctatttcaaaaattatattcaaaaaatttcttattttaaatccacaaaattaataaggaaaatttatatacagagTAACAATGAAATATGCCATGATTCTTCTATACctaaaaaaactaatacattaattttcttacagAAATATTGGCATGTCGTCAACTTCATCTCCCACAAAGAAAACGGCACTTCGACGCAGTACCTATAAAAATAAGTCTCAGTAgtatttgttcatttttttacatatttaattttattatatcgttATGCGATACATCTTATTCTCAGGTTAATATCGTTGGTACTTACGATTAACTGTAAAGCTATGCCACTACTCGCGACCTGACGTTagttaatgtaaaaaagctttatttcggttttaatttactttccaTCTTTTTTGAAATCTAGAAGTTAGCcaaatacaaataaacatgttatattcttgttattgGTGATATATCTATCAACATAATGAAAAAGCTAATTTACATTGACTAATGTCGGATCGCAAGTAGTGACATAGCTTTATATCCAAATGTTAACAGTAACATCAGCCAGAGAGCAAGGTGTAGTTGAGACAATATGTAAACCTTAATATAAGTTACATGATAACAATATATGTTACATGATTTTGTATTGAAAGTAATAGCGAATTCGGTTGCTTGCACTAGTGCACACTAAGGCTTGTTTACATACTTTACATCAgcattcttatatttaagaatacatgttcaaaaactatttaaccaaaaaaataattctatgaaTGTTGtacagattattttattgattacgaagtattttaagaagaatttaagatgattcttaaatataaaaattgattataaacaAGCCTTAATATACACTCAGTGCGCACTAGTGCAAGCAACCGAATTCGCTATAAGTTACATTGATTATGATACATCGCATGTAAACTCCATTAACTTATTTGTTACGtgattgtttttttctaattttgtacTACAGCGCATACAcggacgcacgcacgcatacgGACGCGCGTCCGTGTGGGACAAATGTATAGTATTTC
This genomic stretch from Monomorium pharaonis isolate MP-MQ-018 chromosome 4, ASM1337386v2, whole genome shotgun sequence harbors:
- the LOC105840333 gene encoding uncharacterized protein LOC105840333 isoform X2, which produces MSLSAMSPVPRRHLDLCACGWQKCKWWREEMEMIEGKQNGSQLFVYKNYSYCMDKRYDHIFRCSKRKTEKCSGVLKKEGESFTLEIPHNHSEELYILEINNMKKEMIQLSKQTTKSFKDIFDTVCRKNLLAASYISYNNIKSILSRERIKSRPKIPNNLYSLHQQLEIYEPIHRIYKGCAISNDNKVALIFSSDTLLKLLSEAREVFVDGTFSIVPKKPNITQLYSIHVRYADTDIAVVFVLCEGRSIPLYKGMWEKIISLAPGLKENLKFIMADYEKAALIIMSQQFPAASIHGCWFYYCQALYRKWRRLQLNNVSREFLSMAMSMALAPSDLFVDSLNIMQNIADRISANYPNVLLFMAYLRNTWLPIAPKVSVHNCPARTNNLVESFHHITNQKIGTINPNLWVFLEHLSEIVTNQEIDYARLQNNIRVRRPRTRFNKERNNKIKDRQYALINGDITLEHFLHMFSHFNPYEQQELPLEVNDHEEVDASLLSDRNPESETGYTQNFNRRRRRFRNTSVNSSRQQENFLSKSSDLIDEQHFENVAEQNNDLIDEQHFENAERNNDLINEQHFENVAEQNSNPIEYFENVTEQNNEYIISDDEDYRIPEDDFCFLNESITSETFHEVGNMEKLIDENREIRPVDTCIVCLTEKASYVFVPCGHLCVCESCSTKLQHKRCPLYNTEYDNCIKIITS
- the LOC105840333 gene encoding uncharacterized protein LOC105840333 isoform X7 encodes the protein MEMIEGKQNGSQLFVYKNYSYCMDKRYDHIFRCSKRKTEKCSGVLKKEGESFTLEIPHNHSEELYILEINNMKKEMIQLSKQTTKSFKDIFDTVCRKNLLAASYISYNNIKSILSRERIKSRPKIPNNLYSLHQQLEIYEPIHRIYKGCAISNDNKVALIFSSDTLLKLLSEAREVFVDGTFSIVPKKPNITQLYSIHVRYADTDIAVVFVLCEGRSIPLYKGMWEKIISLAPGLKENLKFIMADYEKAALIIMSQQFPAASIHGCWFYYCQALYRKWRRLQLNNVSREFLSMAMSMALAPSDLFVDSLNIMQNIADRISANYPNVLLFMAYLRNTWLPIAPKVSVHNCPARTNNLVESFHHITNQKIGTINPNLWVFLEHLSEIVTNQEIDYARLQNNIRVRRPRTRFNKERNNKIKDRQYALINGDITLEHFLHMFSHFNPYEQQELPLEVNDHEEVDASLLSDRNPESAETGYTQNFNRRRRRFRNTSVNSSRQQENFLSKSSDLIDEQHFENVAEQNNDLIDEQHFENAERNNDLINEQHFENVAEQNSNPIEYFENVTEQNNEYIISDDEDYRIPEDDFCFLNESITSETFHEVGNMEKLIDENREIRPVDTCIVCLTEKASYVFVPCGHLCVCESCSTKLQHKRCPLYNTEYDNCIKIITS
- the LOC105840333 gene encoding uncharacterized protein LOC105840333 isoform X4 — translated: MSLSAMSPVPRRHLDLCACGWQKCKWWREEMEMIEGKQNGSQLFVYKNYSYCMDKRYDHIFRCSKRKTEKCSGVLKKEGESFTLEIPHNHSEELYILEINNMKKEMIQLSKQTTKSFKDIFDTVCRKNLLAASYISYNNIKSILSRERIKSRPKIPNNLYSLHQQLEIYEPIHRIYKGCAISNDNKVALIFSSDTLLKLLSEAREVFVDGTFSIVPKKPNITQLYSIHVRYADTDIAVVFVLCEGRSIPLYKGMWEKIISLAPGLKENLKFIMADYEKAALIIMSQQFPAASIHGCWFYYCQALYRKWRRLQLNNVSREFLSMAMSMALAPSDLFVDSLNIMQNIADRISANYPNVLLFMAYLRNTWLPIAPKVSVHNCPARTNNLVESFHHITNQKIGTINPNLWVFLEHLSEIVTNQEIDYARLQNNIRVRRPRTRFNKERNNKIKDRQYALINGDITLEHFLHMFSHFNPYEQQELPLEVNDHEEVDASLLSDRNPESAETGYTQNFNRRRRRFRNTSVNSSRQQENFLSKSSDLIDEQHFENVAEQNNDLIDEQHFENVAEQNSNPIEYFENVTEQNNEYIISDDEDYRIPEDDFCFLNESITSETFHEVGNMEKLIDENREIRPVDTCIVCLTEKASYVFVPCGHLCVCESCSTKLQHKRCPLYNTEYDNCIKIITS
- the LOC105840333 gene encoding uncharacterized protein LOC105840333 isoform X6 encodes the protein MMEMIEGKQNGSQLFVYKNYSYCMDKRYDHIFRCSKRKTEKCSGVLKKEGESFTLEIPHNHSEELYILEINNMKKEMIQLSKQTTKSFKDIFDTVCRKNLLAASYISYNNIKSILSRERIKSRPKIPNNLYSLHQQLEIYEPIHRIYKGCAISNDNKVALIFSSDTLLKLLSEAREVFVDGTFSIVPKKPNITQLYSIHVRYADTDIAVVFVLCEGRSIPLYKGMWEKIISLAPGLKENLKFIMADYEKAALIIMSQQFPAASIHGCWFYYCQALYRKWRRLQLNNVSREFLSMAMSMALAPSDLFVDSLNIMQNIADRISANYPNVLLFMAYLRNTWLPIAPKVSVHNCPARTNNLVESFHHITNQKIGTINPNLWVFLEHLSEIVTNQEIDYARLQNNIRVRRPRTRFNKERNNKIKDRQYALINGDITLEHFLHMFSHFNPYEQQELPLEVNDHEEVDASLLSDRNPESAETGYTQNFNRRRRRFRNTSVNSSRQQENFLSKSSDLIDEQHFENVAEQNNDLIDEQHFENAERNNDLINEQHFENVAEQNSNPIEYFENVTEQNNEYIISDDEDYRIPEDDFCFLNESITSETFHEVGNMEKLIDENREIRPVDTCIVCLTEKASYVFVPCGHLCVCESCSTKLQHKRCPLYNTEYDNCIKIITS
- the LOC105840333 gene encoding uncharacterized protein LOC105840333 isoform X1; its protein translation is MSLSAMSPVPRRHLDLCACGWQKCKWWREEMEMIEGKQNGSQLFVYKNYSYCMDKRYDHIFRCSKRKTEKCSGVLKKEGESFTLEIPHNHSEELYILEINNMKKEMIQLSKQTTKSFKDIFDTVCRKNLLAASYISYNNIKSILSRERIKSRPKIPNNLYSLHQQLEIYEPIHRIYKGCAISNDNKVALIFSSDTLLKLLSEAREVFVDGTFSIVPKKPNITQLYSIHVRYADTDIAVVFVLCEGRSIPLYKGMWEKIISLAPGLKENLKFIMADYEKAALIIMSQQFPAASIHGCWFYYCQALYRKWRRLQLNNVSREFLSMAMSMALAPSDLFVDSLNIMQNIADRISANYPNVLLFMAYLRNTWLPIAPKVSVHNCPARTNNLVESFHHITNQKIGTINPNLWVFLEHLSEIVTNQEIDYARLQNNIRVRRPRTRFNKERNNKIKDRQYALINGDITLEHFLHMFSHFNPYEQQELPLEVNDHEEVDASLLSDRNPESAETGYTQNFNRRRRRFRNTSVNSSRQQENFLSKSSDLIDEQHFENVAEQNNDLIDEQHFENAERNNDLINEQHFENVAEQNSNPIEYFENVTEQNNEYIISDDEDYRIPEDDFCFLNESITSETFHEVGNMEKLIDENREIRPVDTCIVCLTEKASYVFVPCGHLCVCESCSTKLQHKRCPLYNTEYDNCIKIITS
- the LOC105840333 gene encoding uncharacterized protein LOC105840333 isoform X3, with protein sequence MLYYKLERPDLKVIGLMMEMIEGKQNGSQLFVYKNYSYCMDKRYDHIFRCSKRKTEKCSGVLKKEGESFTLEIPHNHSEELYILEINNMKKEMIQLSKQTTKSFKDIFDTVCRKNLLAASYISYNNIKSILSRERIKSRPKIPNNLYSLHQQLEIYEPIHRIYKGCAISNDNKVALIFSSDTLLKLLSEAREVFVDGTFSIVPKKPNITQLYSIHVRYADTDIAVVFVLCEGRSIPLYKGMWEKIISLAPGLKENLKFIMADYEKAALIIMSQQFPAASIHGCWFYYCQALYRKWRRLQLNNVSREFLSMAMSMALAPSDLFVDSLNIMQNIADRISANYPNVLLFMAYLRNTWLPIAPKVSVHNCPARTNNLVESFHHITNQKIGTINPNLWVFLEHLSEIVTNQEIDYARLQNNIRVRRPRTRFNKERNNKIKDRQYALINGDITLEHFLHMFSHFNPYEQQELPLEVNDHEEVDASLLSDRNPESAETGYTQNFNRRRRRFRNTSVNSSRQQENFLSKSSDLIDEQHFENVAEQNNDLIDEQHFENAERNNDLINEQHFENVAEQNSNPIEYFENVTEQNNEYIISDDEDYRIPEDDFCFLNESITSETFHEVGNMEKLIDENREIRPVDTCIVCLTEKASYVFVPCGHLCVCESCSTKLQHKRCPLYNTEYDNCIKIITS